The Lichenihabitans psoromatis genome contains a region encoding:
- a CDS encoding efflux RND transporter periplasmic adaptor subunit produces MKRAIAFVAVLILLVGVIGGLSFFQFVFKPQMIKTIIGGMKHPATSVVVGQATTESWVRRVPAIGSFKPYQGIDLAAQVGGIVQTIRFESGQEVTKGTVLVDIDSSTEQADLKAGLATMRNADLALSRQQELISGGNTSRATVDSALATRDTAAASVDRSKAIIAQKTLAAPFAGRLGIRKVDVGQYLSPGTAIVTLTQLDPIYVDFPIPEQALSLVSTGQTIDVAVDGFPSDNFTGVVKSIDSRVSTDSRSVIVRAEVANKDKLLLPGMFANVSVLSGKARAVVTVPKTGVTYSLYGDSVYVVKPAPATADSGSAQAATPPAATSPSAPIDPTADLIVERRFVRTAEARGDRIAITDGLQAGDTIVTEGQIKLQPNAHVTIETTGGLTPRDTLPRQ; encoded by the coding sequence GTGAAGCGCGCAATAGCCTTCGTGGCCGTTTTGATCCTGCTGGTCGGGGTGATCGGCGGGTTGTCGTTCTTCCAGTTCGTTTTCAAGCCGCAGATGATCAAGACCATCATCGGTGGCATGAAACACCCGGCGACCTCGGTCGTCGTGGGACAAGCCACGACTGAAAGCTGGGTAAGGCGCGTGCCCGCGATCGGCAGCTTCAAGCCCTACCAGGGCATCGATCTGGCGGCTCAGGTCGGCGGCATCGTGCAGACGATCCGCTTCGAGTCCGGGCAGGAGGTCACCAAAGGAACCGTGTTGGTCGACATCGATTCCTCGACCGAACAAGCCGATCTCAAGGCAGGTCTCGCGACCATGCGGAACGCAGATCTCGCGCTGTCGCGTCAGCAGGAACTGATTTCTGGTGGCAATACGAGCCGGGCGACGGTCGATTCTGCCCTGGCGACCCGCGACACCGCTGCCGCCAGTGTCGACCGTTCGAAGGCGATCATCGCTCAGAAGACCCTCGCGGCCCCGTTCGCTGGGCGTCTCGGCATCCGCAAGGTTGATGTCGGGCAATATCTGTCGCCGGGAACCGCGATCGTGACGCTGACGCAGCTCGATCCGATCTACGTCGATTTCCCGATCCCCGAACAAGCCTTGTCGCTCGTTTCGACCGGCCAGACGATCGACGTCGCGGTCGATGGATTCCCATCCGACAATTTTACGGGTGTAGTGAAGTCCATCGACAGCCGCGTCAGCACCGACTCGCGCAGCGTGATCGTTCGGGCGGAGGTTGCCAACAAGGATAAGCTGTTGCTGCCGGGCATGTTCGCCAACGTGTCGGTTCTGTCCGGCAAGGCGCGCGCCGTCGTGACGGTTCCGAAGACCGGCGTCACCTACTCGCTCTACGGCGATAGCGTCTATGTGGTGAAGCCCGCCCCCGCTACGGCCGACAGTGGTTCGGCTCAGGCCGCGACGCCGCCCGCCGCCACCTCGCCGTCTGCACCGATCGACCCGACCGCGGACCTGATCGTCGAGCGACGTTTTGTGCGGACCGCCGAGGCGCGGGGCGACCGGATCGCCATCACGGACGGTCTCCAGGCCGGCGACACGATCGTGACCGAAGGCCAGATCAAGTTGCAGCCGAACGCCCATGTGACGATTGAGACGACAGGCGGCCTGACGCCGCGCGATACACTCCCCCGCCAGTAA
- a CDS encoding SDR family NAD(P)-dependent oxidoreductase, with protein MAQQADASHTHPVAMVRIPDLAGKAVLITGASTGIGAAVARAFAQQGAKVGVHYNASADDAKRLQQEIETSGGTAVLIRGDVSAEGETERVVEEAAKALGGLDGLVNNAGGMLGRVPTADMTDAHYEKVMNLNARSVLAATRAAHPFLKQRGGFIINTTSIAARNGGGNGAILYAASKGFVSTITRGHAKEFVGDKIRVNAVAPGVIATPFHERYTSDEQMEMQRKTIPMGFVGTSEDCVGTYLFLASEAMSGYITGQIIEVNGGQLMP; from the coding sequence ATGGCTCAACAGGCAGACGCGTCACACACCCATCCGGTCGCCATGGTTCGCATTCCGGACCTCGCCGGCAAGGCGGTTCTGATCACCGGCGCCTCGACCGGCATCGGCGCGGCCGTTGCCCGCGCTTTCGCGCAGCAGGGCGCCAAGGTCGGCGTGCACTATAACGCCAGCGCCGACGACGCCAAACGGCTGCAGCAGGAGATCGAGACGAGCGGCGGCACCGCCGTCCTGATTCGCGGCGATGTATCGGCGGAAGGCGAGACCGAACGCGTTGTCGAGGAGGCCGCCAAGGCCCTCGGCGGCCTCGATGGGCTCGTCAATAACGCGGGCGGCATGCTGGGCCGCGTGCCGACCGCCGACATGACCGACGCGCATTATGAAAAGGTGATGAACCTCAACGCTCGGTCAGTGCTGGCCGCGACCCGTGCGGCGCACCCGTTCCTGAAACAGCGCGGCGGGTTCATCATCAATACGACCTCGATCGCGGCCCGCAACGGCGGCGGCAATGGCGCGATCCTCTACGCGGCCTCGAAGGGCTTCGTCTCGACCATCACGCGCGGTCACGCCAAGGAATTCGTCGGCGACAAGATCCGCGTCAACGCCGTCGCGCCGGGCGTCATCGCAACGCCGTTTCACGAGCGCTACACGTCGGACGAGCAGATGGAGATGCAGCGCAAGACCATCCCGATGGGCTTTGTCGGCACGTCTGAGGATTGCGTCGGGACCTATCTCTTCCTCGCCTCGGAGGCGATGTCGGGCTACATCACCGGCCAGATCATCGAGGTCAACGGCGGACAACTGATGCCATGA
- a CDS encoding GNAT family N-acetyltransferase, with the protein MSDPILSDGFTDVPHGKIVCVVTNLEMWARPDMTVLPAPPGVRLRHVADPDPDWYRVLFRRVGENWLWHDRLECDDVGLAQIIADPAVAVYAVEIEGVDQGLLELDFREADTCEIAYFGIAAPLSGQGIGRWLMSEAIDRAWSKPIRRFWVHTCTLDDPSAVRFYMRNGFVPFRMQIEMTDDPRLKGILSPDAAPFVPRV; encoded by the coding sequence ATGAGCGATCCAATCCTATCGGATGGCTTCACCGACGTTCCACACGGCAAGATCGTCTGTGTGGTCACCAATCTCGAAATGTGGGCACGGCCGGACATGACCGTGCTGCCGGCGCCGCCCGGCGTTCGGCTGCGGCACGTCGCAGATCCGGACCCCGATTGGTATCGCGTGCTGTTCCGGCGTGTCGGCGAGAACTGGCTCTGGCACGATCGTCTCGAATGCGACGACGTTGGCTTGGCTCAGATCATCGCCGACCCCGCCGTCGCGGTCTATGCGGTCGAGATCGAGGGTGTCGATCAGGGACTTCTCGAACTCGATTTCCGCGAGGCGGACACCTGCGAGATCGCCTATTTCGGGATCGCCGCTCCACTCTCAGGCCAAGGCATCGGGCGTTGGTTGATGTCGGAGGCCATCGATCGCGCGTGGTCGAAGCCGATCCGGCGGTTTTGGGTTCACACCTGCACATTGGATGATCCAAGCGCCGTGCGCTTCTACATGCGAAACGGTTTCGTGCCGTTTCGCATGCAGATCGAGATGACGGACGATCCGCGGCTCAAGGGCATCCTGTCGCCGGATGCAGCGCCGTTCGTGCCGCGAGTCTGA
- the pheT gene encoding phenylalanine--tRNA ligase subunit beta, which produces MKFTLSWLKDHLDTTASLDTIVDKLTQIGLEVEGVDDPSAQLSGFVIARVIEAVQHPNADRLRVCSVDTGSGTPVQVVCGAPNARTGMLSVFSPPGTFIPGKGITLGSGVIRGVESNGMLCSGSELGLSDDHDGILDLPADASVGQPYATWAKLDDPVIDINLTPNRPDAASIHGIARDLAAAGLGTMTTVPVAPVEGAFPCPATVSLDLSDGDAHLAPAFALRLVRGVKNGPSPEWMQRRLRAIGLRPISALVDVTNYITFDRGRPLHVFDANKVQGTLRVRRAEAGETIVGLDGKTHALDATMVVIADDRGPESIAGIMGGEASGCDEHTTDVLIESALWDAGNIAQTGRKLGINTDARYRFERGVDPAFCVSGAEWATTLVMQLCGGMPSDLVLVGRVPDPDLRIDFPWSEVKRLTGLDLPQATMRDSLERLGFAVEQTSETTASVRVPTWRPDVAGEADLVEEVLRLAGLDHVVPVPLPRLVDGVPKPVLTLLQRRTRLAKRTLASCGLLEAVTWSFVSKQRATFFGGGSAALALANPIAADLSDMRPSLLPGLIAAAQRNADRGIGDVALFEVGQIFLSDGETDQRFAAAAVRRGTAKIGGAGRHWAAANTPVDVYDAKADALALLASLAIPAASIQVVPGGPAWLHPGRSGTLQLGPKTVIGSFGELHPAVLEAMGCAGPVAVFEIVLDALPPPKAKPTKARGKLDLPDLMPVERDFAFLAGEAVAASDILKAVQGADRASIVDASVFDVYRGAGVPEGRKSVAIAVTLQPRDRTMTEQDLEAISLKIEADVLKKTGASLRR; this is translated from the coding sequence ATGAAATTCACGTTGTCCTGGCTCAAGGACCATCTCGACACGACGGCTTCGCTCGACACGATCGTCGATAAGCTGACGCAGATCGGGCTTGAGGTCGAAGGGGTCGACGATCCAAGCGCGCAGCTCAGCGGCTTCGTGATCGCCCGCGTCATCGAAGCCGTCCAGCATCCGAATGCCGATCGGCTGCGGGTCTGTTCGGTCGATACGGGGTCGGGGACGCCGGTGCAGGTCGTCTGCGGCGCGCCGAACGCGCGCACCGGAATGCTTTCGGTCTTCTCGCCGCCCGGCACCTTCATTCCGGGCAAGGGCATCACGCTCGGCTCGGGTGTGATCCGGGGAGTCGAGTCGAACGGCATGTTGTGTTCGGGCTCCGAACTCGGCCTCTCGGATGATCACGACGGCATCCTCGATCTGCCCGCCGATGCGTCTGTCGGTCAGCCTTATGCGACCTGGGCGAAGCTCGACGATCCGGTGATCGACATCAACCTGACCCCGAACCGCCCCGATGCGGCGAGCATCCACGGCATCGCGCGGGATCTCGCGGCCGCCGGCCTCGGCACGATGACGACCGTGCCTGTTGCGCCCGTCGAGGGGGCGTTTCCGTGCCCCGCCACCGTGTCGCTCGATCTTTCGGACGGCGACGCACATCTCGCGCCGGCCTTTGCGCTGCGCCTCGTCCGCGGCGTCAAGAACGGCCCGTCGCCGGAGTGGATGCAGCGCCGGTTGCGCGCGATCGGGCTTCGGCCGATCAGCGCTCTTGTCGATGTCACCAACTACATCACCTTCGATCGTGGCCGCCCGCTCCACGTCTTCGATGCCAACAAGGTGCAGGGCACCCTGCGGGTGCGTCGCGCCGAAGCGGGCGAGACGATCGTCGGGCTTGATGGCAAGACCCATGCGCTCGATGCCACGATGGTCGTGATCGCCGACGATCGCGGTCCGGAATCGATTGCCGGCATCATGGGCGGCGAGGCTAGCGGCTGCGACGAGCACACCACCGACGTTCTGATCGAAAGTGCCTTGTGGGACGCGGGCAATATCGCGCAGACCGGCCGTAAGCTCGGCATCAACACGGATGCGCGCTACCGCTTCGAACGCGGGGTGGATCCGGCCTTCTGCGTCTCAGGCGCCGAATGGGCCACGACGCTCGTGATGCAGCTCTGCGGCGGCATGCCATCCGATCTCGTCTTGGTCGGCCGCGTGCCTGACCCGGACTTGCGGATCGATTTCCCCTGGTCGGAGGTCAAGCGCCTCACCGGGCTCGATCTGCCGCAAGCCACGATGCGCGACAGCCTCGAACGGCTCGGCTTTGCGGTCGAGCAGACCAGCGAGACGACCGCGAGCGTGCGGGTCCCGACCTGGCGTCCCGATGTGGCCGGCGAGGCCGATCTCGTCGAGGAGGTGCTTCGTCTGGCGGGGCTCGATCACGTCGTCCCCGTGCCATTGCCTCGGCTGGTTGACGGCGTTCCGAAGCCCGTGCTGACGCTTCTGCAGCGCCGGACGCGGCTGGCCAAGCGGACGCTCGCCTCGTGCGGGCTGCTCGAGGCCGTCACGTGGTCGTTTGTGTCGAAGCAACGCGCGACGTTCTTCGGCGGCGGCTCGGCCGCCCTGGCGCTGGCCAATCCGATCGCGGCGGACCTCTCCGACATGCGCCCGAGCCTGCTGCCGGGATTGATCGCGGCAGCGCAGCGAAACGCCGATCGCGGCATCGGGGATGTTGCCCTGTTCGAGGTCGGTCAGATCTTCCTGAGCGATGGTGAGACGGACCAGCGGTTCGCAGCCGCTGCGGTCCGTCGCGGTACCGCGAAGATTGGCGGCGCGGGCCGCCATTGGGCCGCTGCCAACACGCCGGTCGATGTCTACGACGCCAAGGCCGACGCTTTGGCGCTGCTGGCGAGCCTGGCCATCCCGGCGGCCAGCATCCAGGTCGTGCCCGGCGGCCCCGCCTGGCTCCATCCGGGCCGTTCGGGAACGCTGCAACTCGGTCCCAAAACTGTCATTGGATCGTTTGGCGAACTGCATCCCGCCGTTCTCGAGGCGATGGGATGCGCGGGGCCCGTTGCGGTGTTTGAGATCGTGCTCGACGCCTTGCCGCCGCCGAAAGCCAAACCCACCAAGGCGCGCGGCAAGCTCGATCTGCCCGACCTGATGCCGGTCGAGCGAGATTTCGCGTTCCTGGCCGGTGAGGCCGTCGCGGCTTCCGACATCCTGAAGGCCGTGCAAGGCGCCGACCGTGCCTCGATCGTGGATGCCTCCGTGTTCGACGTCTACCGCGGCGCAGGTGTGCCGGAGGGTCGGAAATCGGTGGCGATCGCGGTCACGCTTCAGCCGCGCGACCGCACCATGACGGAGCAGGATCTCGAGGCTATCAGCCTCAAGATCGAAGCGGACGTGCTGAAAAAAACCGGAGCGTCCCTGCGACGCTGA
- the pheS gene encoding phenylalanine--tRNA ligase subunit alpha, whose amino-acid sequence MSNVIELEGQVLAEVAAASSEAALDAVRVSALGKKGRVSALLATLGKMSPDERKTQGAAINAVKDRVTEALASRKAVLAEAALTARLSAERVDVTLPVRDAAVNTGRIHPITQVTDELTAIFADMGFSVAEGPDVETDFFNFTALNFPPGHPAREMHDTFFFSPDANGDRKLLRTHTSPVQIRTMMGGKPPFRIICPGRTYRNDSDQTHTPMFHQVEGLVIDKTANLANLKWILQEFCKAFFEVDTVKMRFRPSFFPFTEPSMEVDIQCSRQGGEIRFGQGEDWLEILGCGMVHPNVLRHCGIDPDEYQGFAWGMGIDRIAMLKYGMTDLRPFFDGDVRWLRHYGFRPLDVPSLAGGLSG is encoded by the coding sequence ATGTCCAACGTGATCGAACTCGAGGGTCAGGTGCTGGCCGAGGTCGCCGCCGCGTCGAGCGAAGCGGCTCTCGATGCCGTCCGGGTCTCGGCTCTCGGCAAGAAGGGTCGCGTTTCGGCGCTGCTGGCGACGCTCGGAAAGATGTCGCCGGACGAGCGGAAAACGCAGGGCGCGGCCATCAATGCCGTGAAGGACCGCGTCACGGAGGCTCTTGCGTCGCGGAAGGCCGTGCTGGCCGAAGCCGCCTTGACGGCGCGCCTGTCGGCTGAGCGGGTCGATGTGACCTTGCCGGTGCGCGATGCCGCGGTGAACACCGGCCGCATCCATCCCATCACGCAGGTGACGGATGAACTGACCGCGATCTTCGCCGACATGGGCTTTTCGGTGGCCGAAGGCCCCGACGTCGAGACCGACTTCTTCAATTTCACCGCGCTGAACTTCCCGCCCGGCCATCCGGCGCGTGAAATGCACGACACATTCTTCTTCTCGCCGGATGCAAACGGCGACCGGAAGTTGCTGCGGACCCATACGAGCCCGGTGCAGATCCGGACCATGATGGGCGGCAAGCCGCCATTCCGCATCATCTGCCCAGGCCGAACCTACCGTAACGATTCCGATCAGACCCATACGCCGATGTTCCATCAGGTGGAGGGGCTGGTGATCGACAAGACCGCCAACCTCGCCAACCTCAAGTGGATCCTGCAGGAGTTTTGCAAGGCGTTCTTCGAGGTCGATACTGTGAAAATGCGGTTTCGTCCGTCGTTCTTCCCGTTCACCGAGCCCTCGATGGAGGTCGACATCCAATGCTCGCGGCAGGGCGGAGAGATTCGCTTCGGCCAGGGTGAAGACTGGCTGGAAATCCTCGGCTGCGGCATGGTCCACCCCAATGTGCTCCGCCATTGCGGCATCGACCCGGACGAGTATCAGGGCTTTGCCTGGGGCATGGGCATCGACCGGATCGCGATGCTGAAATACGGCATGACGGACCTACGCCCGTTCTTCGACGGCGATGTGCGCTGGCTTCGCCACTATGGGTTTCGGCCGCTCGACGTACCGTCGCTCGCTGGCGGGCTCAGCGGGTGA
- the rplT gene encoding 50S ribosomal protein L20 codes for MARVKRGVTSHAKHKKVFEAAKGFYGRRKNTIRIAKQAVEKSMQYAYRDRKNKKRTFRALWIQRINAAVRELGMPYSRFIDGLARAGIEIDRKVLSDLAIHEPEAFKAIFEKAKSALPVAAVN; via the coding sequence ATGGCACGTGTTAAACGTGGCGTAACGTCTCACGCCAAGCATAAGAAGGTTTTCGAGGCCGCCAAAGGCTTCTATGGCCGTCGTAAGAATACCATCCGGATCGCCAAGCAGGCGGTCGAAAAGTCGATGCAATATGCGTATCGCGACCGGAAGAACAAGAAGCGCACGTTCCGCGCCTTGTGGATCCAGCGCATCAACGCGGCTGTCCGCGAATTGGGCATGCCCTACAGCCGCTTCATCGACGGTCTGGCTCGCGCCGGTATCGAGATTGATCGCAAGGTCCTCTCCGATCTCGCGATCCACGAACCCGAAGCCTTCAAGGCCATTTTCGAGAAGGCCAAGAGCGCGCTTCCGGTCGCGGCCGTGAACTAA
- the rpmI gene encoding 50S ribosomal protein L35: protein MPKLKTKSGAKKRFKITGTGKVVYTQAGKRHGMIKRTNKQIRNHRGTNVLFKSDGDNIIKYFLPNG from the coding sequence ATGCCCAAGCTGAAGACGAAGTCAGGCGCAAAAAAGCGCTTCAAAATCACCGGAACCGGCAAGGTCGTTTATACGCAGGCCGGTAAGCGCCATGGCATGATCAAACGGACCAACAAGCAGATCCGCAATCATCGCGGCACCAACGTGCTCTTCAAGAGCGATGGTGACAATATCATCAAGTATTTTCTGCCGAACGGCTGA
- a CDS encoding C13 family peptidase: MLFWLFARVRKPVLGLLVALSIDPVSGALAAPSLKAGVVALALWSQQGVFLSEAKGAAHVLAARYGHGGPVEIRSNTRTGFAAGPVGMARAIRSAERGLDPARDVLFVVLTSHGSPQGIAEKGGDQEGILPPAALGRLLAASKIRRKVLIVSACFAGVYTSLADPDMVVITAADADHPSFGCQAGARWTYFGDAFFNQALRQSLAGREPLDRVFAHAAELVRAREVKDGFDPSNPQMAGGANVLSALAAP; the protein is encoded by the coding sequence ATGCTGTTTTGGCTGTTCGCTCGCGTCCGCAAGCCTGTGCTCGGTCTGCTTGTCGCTCTGTCGATCGATCCGGTCAGCGGCGCCCTCGCGGCGCCGAGCCTCAAGGCAGGTGTGGTCGCGCTGGCGCTCTGGAGCCAACAAGGCGTGTTTCTCTCCGAAGCCAAGGGCGCCGCGCACGTGCTGGCGGCGCGCTATGGCCACGGCGGCCCGGTCGAGATCCGCTCCAACACCCGAACGGGTTTTGCCGCGGGTCCGGTCGGCATGGCGCGCGCCATTCGGAGCGCCGAACGCGGCCTCGATCCAGCGCGCGATGTCCTCTTCGTAGTTCTGACCTCGCATGGTTCGCCACAGGGCATCGCCGAGAAGGGGGGCGACCAGGAAGGTATTCTGCCGCCGGCCGCGCTCGGGCGGCTGCTCGCCGCGAGCAAGATCCGCCGCAAGGTCCTGATCGTGTCGGCGTGTTTTGCGGGCGTTTACACGTCCTTGGCCGATCCGGATATGGTGGTGATCACCGCGGCCGATGCCGATCATCCCTCCTTCGGGTGCCAGGCCGGTGCACGATGGACCTATTTCGGCGATGCCTTCTTCAATCAGGCGCTGCGCCAATCCTTGGCGGGCCGGGAGCCGCTCGACCGCGTGTTCGCCCATGCGGCCGAACTCGTGCGAGCCCGCGAAGTGAAGGATGGCTTCGATCCGTCGAACCCGCAGATGGCCGGGGGCGCCAACGTGCTCAGCGCGCTCGCCGCACCATAG
- a CDS encoding AtpZ/AtpI family protein — MAEPDDHRGLHDDDAMRTRLSELSRDLSRNAPKKPDLSSGSGPSANGMGQAISLGVRVTSEFAAAVVVGAVIGWQIDRWVGSSPAALIAFVAIGTAAGFWNVYRVATKTGGK; from the coding sequence GTGGCTGAACCCGACGATCATCGGGGCTTGCATGACGATGACGCCATGCGGACCCGTCTGTCGGAGTTGTCGCGGGATTTGTCGCGCAACGCGCCGAAGAAGCCAGACCTCTCATCCGGGTCGGGTCCCTCGGCGAACGGCATGGGACAGGCCATCAGCCTCGGCGTCCGGGTGACCTCGGAATTTGCTGCGGCGGTTGTGGTCGGGGCCGTCATCGGGTGGCAGATCGATCGATGGGTCGGTTCATCGCCTGCGGCACTGATCGCGTTTGTCGCGATTGGCACAGCGGCCGGGTTCTGGAACGTTTATCGCGTGGCGACGAAGACGGGCGGCAAGTAG
- a CDS encoding F0F1 ATP synthase subunit A translates to MPENAIDPIHQFNIERLFTLHPFGIDASFTNASLLMVIILGLVTILMIVGTSRRSMVPGRLQAAAEMSYEFVADTVRGTAGEEGMRFFPFVFSLFMFVLFANILGLLPFSYTVTSQIVVTFALAALVMTVVIAYGIFKHGTHFLNLFAPSGVSIFILPFIILIEVISFVARPISLSVRLFANMLAGHITLKVFGGFVVLLLGAGGAAALIAPLPMLAIIVLTAFELLVAVLQAYVFAILTCVYLNDAIHPGH, encoded by the coding sequence GTGCCGGAAAATGCGATCGATCCGATCCATCAGTTCAATATCGAGCGGCTGTTCACGCTGCATCCGTTCGGCATCGATGCGTCCTTCACGAATGCGTCGCTCTTGATGGTGATCATCCTCGGCCTCGTCACCATTCTGATGATCGTCGGAACGTCGCGTCGGTCGATGGTGCCGGGCCGGCTCCAGGCCGCAGCCGAGATGTCCTATGAATTCGTGGCCGACACGGTGCGTGGCACGGCAGGCGAAGAGGGCATGCGGTTCTTCCCCTTCGTGTTCAGCCTGTTCATGTTCGTGCTGTTCGCCAACATCCTCGGTCTGCTGCCGTTCAGCTATACGGTGACGAGCCAAATCGTCGTGACCTTCGCGCTCGCCGCGCTCGTCATGACGGTCGTGATCGCCTACGGCATCTTCAAACACGGCACGCATTTTCTGAATCTCTTCGCCCCTTCGGGCGTCTCGATCTTCATTCTTCCGTTCATCATCCTGATCGAGGTGATCTCCTTCGTGGCGCGGCCAATCTCGCTGTCGGTTCGTCTCTTCGCCAACATGCTGGCGGGTCACATCACCCTAAAGGTCTTCGGTGGCTTCGTGGTCCTGCTGCTGGGTGCCGGCGGCGCAGCGGCGCTGATCGCGCCTTTGCCCATGCTCGCCATCATCGTGCTTACGGCGTTTGAACTTCTGGTCGCGGTATTGCAGGCCTACGTTTTCGCCATCCTCACTTGCGTCTACCTGAACGACGCAATCCATCCGGGCCACTGA
- a CDS encoding F0F1 ATP synthase subunit C, translating into MDPTTARELAASYMDAAKFIGAGLAAIGMGAAAIGVGTIFGSFLTGALRNPSAADAQFGRAFIGAALAEGLGIFAFLVAILLLFVK; encoded by the coding sequence ATGGATCCCACAACCGCCAGAGAACTTGCTGCCAGCTACATGGACGCCGCCAAATTCATCGGCGCAGGTCTTGCAGCGATCGGCATGGGCGCCGCTGCTATCGGCGTCGGTACGATTTTCGGCAGCTTCCTGACAGGCGCGCTGCGTAACCCCTCGGCCGCCGACGCTCAGTTCGGTCGGGCCTTCATCGGCGCAGCGCTGGCCGAAGGTCTCGGCATCTTCGCGTTCTTGGTGGCGATCCTGCTGCTGTTCGTGAAGTAA
- a CDS encoding F0F1 ATP synthase subunit B', with protein MAAPVSSESLPAGIVNNPDAGHQVGVFPPFDAHNFVPQIIWLVIIFGALYWLMSRIALPRVENILEARRGRIEGDLSDARSMQDQAHAAGVSYDKTLADAKGRAQAMAQQTHDALHAESEAKRHALETALNAKLATADAQINETKTRAMSNVETIARDTASAIVQHLTGTAPSAEAVAAAAAKPN; from the coding sequence ATGGCCGCCCCCGTCTCCTCAGAGTCTCTGCCCGCCGGCATCGTGAACAATCCCGACGCAGGGCATCAGGTCGGGGTTTTTCCGCCATTCGATGCACATAATTTCGTCCCGCAGATCATCTGGCTCGTGATCATCTTCGGCGCCCTCTACTGGTTGATGTCCCGCATCGCTCTGCCGCGCGTCGAGAATATTTTGGAAGCCCGCCGGGGCCGGATCGAGGGCGACCTCTCCGACGCGCGATCCATGCAGGATCAGGCTCACGCAGCCGGCGTCTCCTACGACAAGACCCTTGCGGATGCCAAAGGCCGCGCGCAGGCGATGGCTCAGCAAACCCATGACGCGCTCCATGCCGAATCCGAGGCAAAGCGTCATGCGCTGGAGACGGCTCTGAATGCAAAGCTCGCGACGGCCGACGCTCAGATCAACGAGACCAAGACGCGCGCGATGAGCAATGTCGAAACGATCGCGCGGGACACGGCATCCGCCATCGTCCAGCATCTGACCGGGACGGCTCCGAGCGCCGAGGCCGTGGCTGCTGCCGCCGCCAAGCCGAACTGA
- a CDS encoding ATP F0F1 synthase subunit B (Produces ATP from ADP in the presence of a proton gradient across the membrane. Subunit B is part of the membrane proton channel.) — protein sequence MHFDAEFYVAIGFIVFVLGLGYLGVHKQLSAALDGRADKIRAELAEAKRLRDEADAVLQSFKRKAEQAGVEAAAIVAQARDEAAMLATETEARLVDFVARRTKQAEAKIAMAESQAAADVRAAAAEAAVAIAGRVFKADPQGTGAAHLVDAEIGRLRAKLN from the coding sequence ATGCATTTCGACGCTGAATTTTACGTCGCCATCGGCTTTATCGTTTTCGTGCTCGGCCTGGGTTATCTCGGCGTGCATAAACAGCTCAGCGCCGCTCTGGACGGACGTGCCGATAAGATCCGGGCTGAACTAGCTGAAGCCAAACGTCTCCGCGACGAGGCCGATGCGGTGTTGCAAAGCTTTAAGCGGAAGGCCGAACAGGCCGGGGTCGAAGCGGCCGCGATCGTTGCCCAGGCGCGTGACGAAGCGGCCATGTTGGCGACCGAAACCGAAGCGCGTCTTGTCGACTTCGTGGCACGACGCACGAAACAGGCCGAGGCCAAGATCGCCATGGCGGAAAGTCAAGCCGCGGCCGACGTTCGCGCGGCAGCGGCTGAAGCTGCGGTTGCGATCGCGGGGCGGGTTTTTAAGGCCGATCCTCAAGGAACCGGGGCAGCTCATTTGGTCGATGCTGAAATCGGCCGGCTGCGCGCCAAGCTCAACTGA